One window of the Cryptomeria japonica chromosome 7, Sugi_1.0, whole genome shotgun sequence genome contains the following:
- the LOC131067273 gene encoding GDSL esterase/lipase At2g23540-like — MNPLFNSRISFVLVGLSLSCLSIALVGASGPYVPAMYVFGDSLADAGTNNFIPHCTARANFTPYGVSYFPYPTGRFTNGRTTFDFLATSFLGLPYFLPPFLEPNSNFSVGVNFASGGSGLLDSTGATLNIIPMSTQVQQFENFMMKKQTHKYIGSENPKSSLVESLYCISIGGNDIFNYLLNSTFQNTTTPEQFVTSLLTNFNSYITRLYHVGARKFLVSDIAALGCTPIVRLFLGNGECLDFANQLAMQYNTGLKSLVDQLNQQMDGMSLILLNSYDFLIDMIQHGEDYGKAYSLLFSFLY, encoded by the exons ATGAATCCATTGTTCAACAGTAGGATTAGTTTTGTTCTTGTGGGATTGAGCTTAAGCTGTTTAAGTATTGCCCTGGTGGGAGCATCTGGTCCTTACGTGCCAGCAATGTACGTGTTTGGAGACTCTTTAGCAGACGCCGGCACCAACAATTTCATTCCCCATTGCACTGCAAGAGCAAACTTTACACCCTATGGCGTCTCTTATTTCCCTTATCCAACTGGTCGCTTCACCAATGGCCGCACAACCTTTGATTTCTTAG CTACATCATTCTTGGGGCTACCTTACTTCTTGCCTCCATTTTTAGAACCAAATTCAAACTTTTCAGTTGGCGTCAATTTCGCATCAGGAGGTAGTGGATTGCTTGACTCAACAGGGGCCACATTG AATATTATCCCCATGAGTACCCAAGTTCAGCAATTCGAGAATTTCATGATGAAGAAACAGACCCATAAGTATATTGGATCAGAAAACCCCAAATCTTCCCTGGTTGAGTCCTTATACTGCATTTCAATTGGAGGAAATGACATCTTCAACTATCTGTTGAATTCTACATTCCAAAATACGACGACTCCTGAACAATTCGTTACTTCGTTGCTGACTAATTTTAATTCATACATAACG AGGCTTTACCATGTTGGGGCTAGAAAATTTCTTGTATCAGACATTGCCGCTCTAGGATGTACTCCAATTGTCAGACTGTTTCTCGGCAATGGGGAATGTTTGGATTTTGCAAATCAGTTGGCAATGCAATACAACACTGGTCTGAAGTCACTTGTAGATCAGCTAAATCAACAAATGGATGGAATGTCCCTTATTCTACTTAATTCCTACGATTTCCTTATTGACATGATTCAGCATGGCGAAGACTACGGTAAGGCATACTCATTACTATTTTCATTTCTTTATTAA